Proteins encoded within one genomic window of Candidatus Omnitrophota bacterium:
- a CDS encoding NfeD family protein — MKRKLLSAALFLSFALAAAPLFAQAEGASTLKGLLDGLKDPNIVYLLLIIGFYGIIFEIATPGVSVGGVIGVTGLALAFMGMGGLPVNYTGLILMLLSFVLFVLDVKAPTHGILTVAGILALTFGSLILFKTDPQFAKLSKALIAAMVISTTGLMAFVLPLILKAQKRKASSGTESLADNIGEAKTDLVPKGIVHIKGEDWYAESLEGTIKSGEKVKVKFVEGLIVKVEKAR; from the coding sequence ATGAAAAGGAAATTGCTTTCAGCCGCGCTCTTTTTGTCTTTTGCGCTGGCGGCAGCCCCGCTTTTCGCACAGGCAGAAGGCGCAAGTACCCTTAAAGGGCTTTTGGACGGGCTAAAAGACCCAAATATTGTCTACCTCCTCCTTATCATAGGGTTCTACGGGATAATTTTCGAGATAGCGACGCCCGGCGTTTCGGTTGGGGGCGTCATAGGCGTCACAGGCCTTGCCCTCGCTTTTATGGGGATGGGCGGGCTCCCGGTAAATTATACCGGCCTGATCCTTATGCTGCTCAGCTTTGTGCTGTTCGTGCTCGACGTCAAGGCGCCGACGCACGGTATATTGACCGTCGCCGGCATACTGGCGCTGACTTTCGGTTCGCTCATACTTTTTAAGACCGACCCGCAGTTCGCGAAACTATCGAAAGCGCTTATAGCGGCAATGGTCATAAGCACGACCGGGCTTATGGCATTCGTGCTGCCGTTGATCCTTAAAGCTCAAAAACGCAAGGCCTCCTCGGGCACCGAGAGCCTCGCGGATAACATAGGCGAAGCGAAGACGGACCTCGTCCCTAAAGGGATAGTGCACATAAAAGGCGAGGATTGGTACGCGGAATCCCTGGAAGGGACTATAAAAAGCGGCGAAAAGGTCAAAGTGAAGTTTGTCGAAGGGTTAATCGTTAAAGTTGAGAAAGCGAGGTAA
- a CDS encoding SPFH/Band 7/PHB domain protein, with protein MATGGMIIFFLLIVGFIILSNSIKIVREYKRLVVFRLGRSIGQKGPGIIFLIPILDQATNVDLRELFLEIPQQTCITKDNAPISIDFLIYWKVVDPERTVVQVGNFAAASQGIATTTLRAVVGDLGLDEVLSKREQINQVLRQKLDEVTERWGVKVTTVEIREIMPPKDVSDAMIRQMSAERTRRAVVTEAEGTKSAAITVAEGQKQSEILKAEGDRQAAILRAEGFSLALDKIFSVAKNVDSKTLSLQYLETLKALGQSPATKYIFPMEFMNLLEPFVKNTKEAMK; from the coding sequence ATGGCTACCGGCGGAATGATCATTTTCTTTTTACTGATTGTCGGTTTTATAATACTTTCGAATTCGATAAAGATAGTCAGGGAATACAAGCGCCTTGTGGTGTTCCGGCTCGGACGTTCGATCGGCCAGAAGGGCCCGGGTATAATATTTCTTATCCCGATCCTCGACCAGGCCACGAATGTGGACCTAAGAGAGCTCTTCCTCGAGATTCCACAGCAGACATGTATCACCAAGGATAATGCGCCGATATCTATCGACTTCCTTATCTACTGGAAGGTCGTCGATCCGGAGCGCACCGTCGTGCAGGTCGGCAATTTCGCCGCCGCGTCACAGGGCATCGCGACCACGACCTTAAGGGCTGTGGTAGGCGACCTCGGCCTCGACGAAGTTTTGTCCAAGCGCGAGCAGATAAACCAAGTCCTGCGCCAGAAGCTCGATGAAGTCACCGAGCGCTGGGGCGTAAAAGTCACCACCGTCGAGATACGCGAGATCATGCCGCCCAAGGATGTTTCCGACGCCATGATCAGGCAGATGTCGGCGGAAAGAACGCGCCGTGCTGTAGTCACGGAGGCTGAAGGTACAAAGTCAGCGGCTATAACCGTTGCCGAAGGCCAGAAACAGTCGGAGATACTTAAGGCCGAGGGTGACAGGCAGGCGGCAATATTGAGGGCGGAAGGTTTTTCTTTGGCGCTGGATAAGATATTCTCGGTCGCCAAGAACGTCGACTCGAAGACGCTTTCGCTCCAGTATCTTGAGACGTTAAAGGCTCTGGGCCAGAGCCCGGCGACAAAATATATATTCCCGATGGAATTTATGAACCTCCTTGAGCCGTTCGTCAAGAACACCAAGGAAGCGATGAAATAA
- a CDS encoding APC family permease — protein MGPDKTIGKKLKNIVIGGAHDPHDKKIFHKISLIAFFAWIGIGADGLSSSCYGPQEAFLALQGHMYLGIFVALLTAATVIIISTSYSQIVEVFPSGGGGYLVASKLLSPKTGMVSGCALLIDYILTITVSVAAGADAVFSFLPESWHPYRLLFACLVLFGLILLNLRGVKESVMTLMPIFVIFMITHVLLILYALSMHASNFPQVVSQTRLDASSTAAQLGFFGMIFLVLKAYSMGAGTYTGIEAVSNSLPVLREPKVETAKRTMLYMSLSLAFMVLGLMLAYVLFKVHFQGGKTLNAVLLEQVTGSWSKSWGVPFILITLVSEAVLLFVAAQTGFIGGPMLLSYMALDKWVPTRFATLSDRFVTLNGVLIMGAAALILMIVTRGSVAFMVVLYSINVFITFTLSQAGMVRHWWIERNKLSSWRRKFAINSIGLVLTAFILVSIIVVKFTEGGWITLIVTGTLILAVVLIRKHYDNTAKLLKRLDALVMAAGYSSSEEIPGITKKEMGEFDREAKTAVLLVNGFNGMGLHTLFNVFRLFGDSFKNFVFVQIGVIDAGNFKGAAELEHLQAQSKSEIDRYVNFVEQHGYHAEGMFSLGTDVVEEASKLAPQITEKYPQAVFFGGQIVFPKETFLTRLLHNYTVFSMQRKFYHEGIPVVILPIRV, from the coding sequence ATGGGACCGGATAAAACGATAGGAAAGAAGTTAAAGAATATAGTGATAGGCGGCGCGCATGACCCGCACGATAAGAAGATCTTCCATAAGATCTCGCTTATAGCTTTCTTCGCCTGGATCGGCATAGGCGCCGACGGCCTCTCTTCGTCATGCTACGGCCCCCAGGAAGCGTTCCTGGCGTTGCAGGGGCATATGTACCTGGGCATATTCGTCGCCCTGCTTACCGCCGCGACCGTCATTATCATAAGTACGAGCTATTCGCAGATAGTCGAGGTATTCCCGTCAGGTGGCGGAGGCTATCTCGTCGCCAGTAAACTGCTCTCTCCGAAGACCGGCATGGTTTCCGGCTGCGCCCTGCTGATAGACTACATACTTACGATAACCGTTTCTGTCGCGGCCGGCGCCGACGCGGTTTTCAGTTTCCTTCCCGAGAGCTGGCATCCTTATAGGCTTTTATTTGCCTGTCTTGTATTGTTCGGTCTTATACTGCTTAACCTGAGGGGCGTGAAGGAGTCGGTCATGACCCTTATGCCGATCTTCGTTATATTTATGATAACCCACGTATTACTGATCTTATATGCCCTCTCGATGCACGCCTCGAATTTCCCGCAGGTGGTCTCACAGACGAGGCTCGACGCGAGCAGTACCGCGGCTCAACTGGGTTTTTTCGGGATGATATTCCTCGTCCTGAAGGCATACAGCATGGGCGCCGGTACTTATACCGGTATAGAGGCTGTAAGCAATTCGCTTCCCGTCCTGAGGGAGCCAAAGGTAGAGACCGCGAAACGCACGATGCTCTATATGTCGCTATCGCTTGCTTTTATGGTCTTGGGTCTGATGCTCGCTTACGTCCTTTTTAAGGTGCATTTTCAGGGAGGGAAGACATTAAATGCCGTGTTGCTGGAGCAGGTGACCGGCTCATGGAGCAAGAGCTGGGGAGTACCGTTCATCCTGATAACGCTCGTCTCTGAGGCGGTGCTGCTTTTTGTGGCGGCGCAAACCGGTTTTATCGGCGGGCCGATGCTCCTATCTTATATGGCGCTTGATAAATGGGTGCCGACAAGGTTCGCGACGTTAAGCGACCGTTTTGTCACGCTGAACGGTGTTTTGATAATGGGCGCCGCGGCATTAATACTGATGATAGTCACCCGGGGTTCGGTCGCGTTCATGGTCGTCCTTTATAGTATCAACGTTTTTATAACCTTTACACTCTCGCAGGCCGGGATGGTCCGCCACTGGTGGATAGAGCGTAATAAATTATCATCATGGCGCAGGAAGTTCGCGATCAACAGTATAGGGTTGGTCTTGACCGCTTTTATCCTCGTATCCATCATCGTAGTCAAATTTACCGAGGGAGGATGGATAACGCTGATCGTGACCGGGACGCTGATCCTGGCCGTGGTCTTAATAAGGAAGCACTATGACAATACGGCGAAATTATTAAAGAGGCTCGACGCCCTGGTCATGGCTGCCGGTTATTCCAGTTCCGAGGAGATCCCGGGCATAACGAAGAAAGAGATGGGGGAATTCGATCGCGAGGCTAAGACAGCCGTCCTGCTTGTCAACGGGTTTAACGGGATGGGGCTCCATACGCTCTTTAATGTCTTCCGGCTCTTCGGGGATTCGTTCAAGAATTTCGTCTTTGTCCAGATCGGCGTAATAGACGCGGGGAATTTCAAGGGTGCGGCCGAATTGGAACATCTGCAGGCCCAGTCGAAGAGCGAGATCGACCGTTACGTCAACTTCGTCGAACAGCACGGTTACCATGCCGAAGGAATGTTCTCTCTCGGCACTGATGTTGTCGAGGAGGCGTCGAAACTTGCCCCGCAGATAACCGAAAAATACCCGCAGGCCGTCTTCTTCGGAGGCCAGATAGTCTTCCCGAAAGAGACCTTCCTTACCAGGCTGCTTCACAACTATACGGTATTCTCGATGCAGAGGAAATTCTACCACGAAGGCATCCCTGTCGTCATCTTACCGATAAGAGTTTAA
- a CDS encoding MFS transporter, protein MGTVAGNSRKAAFHLIIIFGLVSLFGDIVYEGARSVNGPYLKTLGVSAAVVGFVAGLGEFIGYAIRLVSGYFADKTRAYWVFTFLGYGLLVSVPLLSLTGVWQVAALFIIMERFGKALRAPARDTIVSQASKQVGTGLGFAISEVMDQIGALTGPLILSGLFLVIGTSGNEIAKYQKGYSLFWIPFILVMACVTFAFLKVPNPEKLEMAVKKAPEPDRLSKTFWLYTAFTFVTTMGFVNFALIGYHFKAKNVLSDAQIPLFYAIAMAIDGVAAWFIGTYYDRLKKKSNNEKAGLSALMTIPLLSAFIPVFAFSVNFTFALISAVIWGIVMGIHETIMKSAIADLTPMKRRGTGYGLFNTVYGLAMFIGSAAMGVLYDHSIIAVIAVTVCLQVLAVPLFFLMKKEAFAV, encoded by the coding sequence ATGGGGACGGTAGCCGGCAACAGCAGAAAAGCCGCTTTTCATCTAATAATCATATTTGGGCTGGTCAGCCTCTTCGGCGACATAGTCTACGAGGGCGCGCGCAGCGTCAATGGGCCTTACTTAAAGACGCTCGGTGTCAGCGCCGCCGTTGTCGGTTTCGTAGCCGGATTGGGAGAGTTCATCGGCTACGCGATACGGCTCGTCTCCGGGTATTTCGCCGATAAGACGAGGGCTTACTGGGTCTTTACTTTCCTGGGGTACGGGTTGCTTGTCTCTGTTCCGCTGCTTTCTTTGACAGGCGTATGGCAGGTCGCGGCCCTTTTTATAATAATGGAAAGGTTCGGGAAGGCGTTGAGGGCGCCGGCGCGGGACACGATAGTCTCGCAGGCGTCAAAGCAGGTGGGCACAGGCCTGGGGTTCGCGATATCCGAGGTCATGGACCAGATCGGGGCCCTGACCGGCCCGCTTATCCTCAGCGGACTTTTCCTGGTCATAGGCACGTCCGGGAATGAAATAGCCAAATACCAGAAAGGTTACAGCCTCTTCTGGATACCGTTCATCCTCGTTATGGCCTGCGTCACATTCGCGTTCTTGAAAGTCCCGAACCCGGAAAAGCTGGAGATGGCCGTAAAGAAAGCCCCGGAACCGGACAGATTATCCAAGACATTCTGGCTTTATACCGCTTTTACGTTCGTAACGACAATGGGTTTCGTGAATTTCGCGCTTATAGGTTATCATTTCAAGGCGAAGAACGTCCTTTCCGACGCCCAGATACCGCTTTTCTATGCCATTGCCATGGCGATCGACGGTGTCGCGGCCTGGTTCATAGGGACCTATTATGACCGGCTCAAAAAGAAGAGTAACAACGAGAAAGCCGGGCTCAGCGCGCTGATGACGATCCCGCTGTTATCCGCGTTTATACCGGTATTTGCTTTTTCCGTGAATTTCACGTTCGCTTTGATAAGCGCCGTTATCTGGGGGATCGTGATGGGCATACACGAGACGATAATGAAATCCGCCATCGCCGACCTTACTCCGATGAAGAGGAGGGGGACAGGATACGGCCTATTTAATACGGTTTACGGCCTTGCGATGTTTATCGGCAGCGCGGCCATGGGCGTCCTATATGACCATTCTATAATCGCGGTGATAGCGGTAACTGTCTGCTTGCAGGTACTTGCCGTACCCTTATTCTTTTTGATGAAGAAGGAAGCTTTTGCGGTATAA
- a CDS encoding zf-HC2 domain-containing protein, which translates to MTKLHDATATRCPDEADLAAFLGGKLKDGEARAIEEHIAGCPACLESVRAGYLGERSHNAGDLPASNMEIIRKAKGLAKMDSRKKHFKANLWLAATVAAFLLSFTVPKYFAQFLAAALILGLKWVSESESVRTLIVAMDSKRRHENKEEEISKWGR; encoded by the coding sequence ATGACGAAATTACATGACGCGACGGCGACCAGATGCCCGGATGAGGCGGACCTGGCAGCCTTCCTCGGAGGCAAGCTAAAGGACGGCGAGGCACGCGCTATAGAGGAGCATATAGCCGGCTGCCCCGCATGCCTGGAGAGTGTCCGGGCAGGTTATCTGGGGGAGAGGTCGCATAACGCAGGGGACTTGCCGGCGTCAAATATGGAAATAATACGAAAGGCGAAAGGCTTGGCTAAGATGGACTCCAGAAAAAAGCATTTTAAGGCTAATCTATGGCTGGCCGCGACTGTCGCGGCGTTTTTGCTGTCATTTACCGTACCGAAATATTTCGCGCAATTCCTGGCCGCGGCGCTGATACTCGGGCTCAAGTGGGTCTCAGAGAGCGAGTCCGTCCGCACCCTGATAGTCGCGATGGATTCGAAACGCCGGCACGAAAACAAGGAAGAAGAGATCTCTAAATGGGGACGGTAG
- a CDS encoding sigma-70 family RNA polymerase sigma factor, giving the protein MGSSDLASPSPEQLIEGCIKKDKRSWDMFVERYSKVVYWAIRDRLKRLGYNFEDEDINDIHQDVFIALWAGDKLAQLKEKDKVAGWLAMVAGNAAVDHFRRMKRQSPPNSISIYEEIYKNGDGGTRTLEEVLPSKAPGPDREAQLSEAREALESVIEALKPKEKIAVKLDILHGMKHSEIADALNIPVNTVSTTIARAKKYLKEKLEKERLL; this is encoded by the coding sequence ATGGGATCCTCAGACCTGGCCAGCCCATCCCCGGAACAATTGATTGAAGGATGCATAAAGAAGGATAAGCGCTCGTGGGACATGTTCGTGGAGCGCTACTCAAAGGTGGTATATTGGGCGATAAGGGACAGGCTGAAACGGCTCGGGTATAATTTCGAAGACGAAGACATAAATGACATCCACCAGGATGTCTTTATCGCTTTATGGGCCGGCGATAAGCTCGCCCAGCTCAAGGAGAAGGATAAGGTCGCCGGATGGCTCGCGATGGTAGCCGGAAACGCGGCGGTCGACCATTTTAGGAGGATGAAGCGCCAGTCGCCGCCTAATTCGATATCCATATATGAAGAGATATACAAAAACGGCGACGGAGGGACGAGGACGCTCGAAGAGGTCCTGCCGTCAAAGGCCCCGGGCCCCGACAGGGAGGCGCAGTTGAGCGAGGCCAGGGAGGCGTTGGAATCGGTCATCGAGGCGCTTAAGCCGAAGGAGAAGATAGCCGTAAAACTCGACATCCTCCACGGCATGAAGCACAGCGAGATAGCAGATGCGCTCAATATTCCGGTAAATACAGTATCTACGACTATCGCGCGGGCGAAAAAATACTTGAAAGAAAAACTCGAAAAAGAGCGTCTATTATAA
- the thyX gene encoding FAD-dependent thymidylate synthase — translation MPQQIKVLDNGYVALVDSMGGDKAVIEGARRCYMSEPQGAEADEKLIRHLIAKDHGTPFEHAYFRFDVKCPIFVARQWIRHRIGTYNEMSLRYCLAKRDFYTPDNISGEALEKYKKTINDAFEAYEAIVASGVKREQARGVLPLSLYTLYYWTVNARSLMNFLKLRLDKAAQPEIREYAKALLEIFRETMPVTAKAFEEKVMPKQ, via the coding sequence ATGCCCCAACAGATAAAAGTTCTGGATAACGGATATGTCGCGCTCGTCGATTCCATGGGCGGGGACAAGGCGGTCATAGAAGGCGCACGCCGCTGCTACATGAGCGAGCCGCAGGGCGCTGAAGCCGACGAGAAACTCATCCGCCACCTCATAGCCAAGGACCACGGCACGCCGTTCGAGCACGCCTATTTCAGGTTCGATGTCAAATGCCCGATATTTGTCGCGCGCCAGTGGATCCGCCACCGCATCGGCACATACAACGAGATGTCCCTTCGGTATTGCCTGGCAAAGAGGGATTTTTACACGCCTGATAACATTTCCGGCGAGGCGCTGGAAAAATATAAGAAGACGATAAACGACGCATTTGAAGCTTACGAGGCGATCGTCGCTTCCGGCGTAAAACGCGAACAAGCCCGCGGCGTCCTGCCGCTTTCGCTGTATACGCTCTATTACTGGACGGTAAATGCCCGTTCTCTGATGAATTTCCTCAAGCTGCGCCTCGATAAGGCCGCGCAGCCCGAGATCCGCGAATACGCAAAGGCGCTCCTGGAGATATTTAGGGAGACGATGCCGGTAACGGCGAAGGCCTTTGAAGAAAAGGTGATGCCGAAGCAGTAA
- a CDS encoding sugar-binding protein, which translates to MKAKFLFPAIILCLVFLTVRNAYPADKPQQKPGVRIPKAEQPVLIDGNLDEYPGYAIRMDGESFEKLQYFEYGGKDDISADIYLLWDDENLYVAARVTDDVPLDNGKEGPDIWDGDAIEVLLGMDEKADPARIYFGKGDYQIGLSPGNNKDIKPGEWVWRCDDYQSGIEVVSKQWDKGYIIEAKIPFKVLGGFKPELGKKFDFDIAVDDSDNSKVPGGSKRKAQLAWTGTKEFYSDPSQWGTAVLAAPQAAFTLSYAAIIGIIIAVTVIVVFMNFTVHKPK; encoded by the coding sequence ATGAAGGCAAAATTCCTTTTTCCCGCAATTATCCTGTGTTTGGTTTTTCTCACGGTGCGTAACGCATATCCCGCGGACAAGCCGCAGCAAAAGCCCGGGGTCCGGATACCGAAAGCGGAACAGCCCGTCCTGATCGACGGGAATCTCGATGAGTATCCCGGGTACGCCATAAGGATGGACGGCGAGTCCTTCGAAAAGCTCCAGTATTTCGAATATGGCGGAAAGGATGACATCAGCGCGGATATTTATCTCCTCTGGGACGATGAGAACCTCTACGTCGCGGCCAGGGTGACCGACGATGTCCCATTAGATAACGGCAAGGAAGGGCCTGATATTTGGGACGGCGACGCCATAGAGGTCCTCTTGGGGATGGACGAGAAGGCGGATCCCGCGAGGATATATTTCGGCAAGGGTGATTACCAGATAGGGCTAAGCCCCGGCAACAACAAGGATATCAAGCCGGGCGAATGGGTCTGGCGGTGCGACGATTACCAGAGCGGCATAGAAGTCGTCTCGAAACAGTGGGATAAAGGGTACATCATCGAGGCCAAGATACCTTTTAAGGTGTTGGGCGGGTTCAAGCCTGAACTGGGCAAGAAGTTTGATTTCGATATAGCGGTAGATGACAGCGACAATAGCAAGGTCCCCGGAGGGAGTAAAAGGAAGGCGCAACTGGCCTGGACCGGCACAAAAGAGTTCTATTCCGATCCCAGCCAGTGGGGGACGGCGGTCCTTGCCGCCCCGCAGGCCGCATTTACGCTCTCTTATGCCGCCATAATAGGCATAATTATCGCCGTTACGGTCATTGTGGTCTTTATGAATTTTACCGTCCATAAGCCTAAATAG
- a CDS encoding M48 family metallopeptidase translates to MKLPVLLALFPALLALTPVYAEYNTVTHRDESINMSTEQEVTIGDSVSKQVEKAYKLVDDKHMEERVELIGNNLAKVCDRKELIYHFKVLDINDINAVSLPGGWVYVFKGLVEKCKNDDELAGVIAHEIGHICARHSAKQQQTSSIMTAIMIAVTATGGGSASQATNLALSSLLAAYSREDEFEADRRAVIYTKKAGYDPYALITFMETMHEVGKDKIRSYTYFRSHPYEGERIGNINRQINGVLDFNGWINKPIDKDRW, encoded by the coding sequence ATGAAACTTCCCGTCCTTTTGGCGCTTTTTCCCGCTCTTCTGGCCTTAACGCCGGTTTATGCGGAATATAATACCGTCACCCACAGGGACGAGTCGATCAATATGTCTACCGAACAGGAGGTAACCATAGGCGATTCCGTCTCCAAGCAGGTCGAAAAGGCTTACAAGCTCGTCGACGACAAGCATATGGAGGAGCGCGTTGAGCTTATAGGCAACAACCTGGCCAAGGTTTGCGACCGAAAAGAGCTTATCTACCATTTCAAGGTGCTGGATATCAACGACATAAACGCGGTCTCCCTGCCGGGCGGATGGGTCTATGTCTTCAAGGGGCTCGTCGAGAAGTGCAAGAATGACGATGAGCTGGCCGGGGTAATCGCCCATGAAATCGGGCATATCTGCGCGCGGCATTCCGCTAAACAACAGCAGACCAGTTCCATAATGACCGCCATAATGATAGCCGTCACGGCAACCGGCGGCGGGAGTGCCTCCCAGGCTACCAATCTCGCCCTCTCATCCCTTCTGGCGGCCTATTCCAGGGAGGACGAGTTCGAGGCGGACAGGAGGGCCGTCATATACACTAAAAAGGCGGGTTACGACCCGTATGCGTTGATCACTTTTATGGAAACGATGCACGAAGTCGGGAAAGACAAGATAAGGTCCTATACCTACTTCAGGTCCCACCCTTACGAAGGGGAGAGGATCGGCAATATCAACCGCCAGATAAACGGCGTCCTGGATTTTAACGGCTGGATAAATAAGCCGATAGACAAGGACAGATGGTGA
- a CDS encoding methyl-accepting chemotaxis protein gives MTKAPEQRNRRRNYFIKKKFQASFIVKFCLLLILACLIMSVISLLLTKKTVTTSFEGLRLIVKSTADYILPVLASSGMIAIVLVSLATIAVLLFISHRIYGPIYRLEKDVAEIGKGNLTVEVRLREHDEFKDLGGIINAAVKNIKDPLSSSQAKIKELEEEVKGIRSLLRSKGAPEGEIEKRLGDIEKKIGQVKNNLSYFRISPVFLFLLLFAAASAPASVTSEDGRFFDGSDWTSVNSLYCTVFFKDGVDLAAVNGRIDTYKIDYGLTEKPPRGGDDTKDEIAYKLDLIFFKVQEILDMRPKDLRVNVRIYRGQDDLDRVYVEIFRQDNKFIAYYIFKLNTLFASEEKVSANVLAHEIAHCVVDHYFSVIPPTKVAEMIAQYADAHLRN, from the coding sequence ATGACAAAAGCCCCGGAGCAGAGGAACAGGAGAAGAAATTATTTCATAAAGAAAAAATTCCAGGCGAGTTTCATAGTCAAGTTCTGCCTGCTCCTGATATTGGCCTGCCTTATAATGAGCGTCATCTCCCTCCTCCTTACAAAGAAGACCGTGACCACGAGTTTCGAGGGCCTGAGGCTTATCGTAAAGAGCACCGCAGATTACATACTGCCTGTCCTGGCCTCCAGCGGCATGATAGCCATCGTGCTCGTGAGCCTCGCGACCATAGCGGTGCTCCTTTTTATATCCCACCGTATCTACGGGCCCATATACCGCCTGGAAAAAGATGTCGCCGAGATAGGCAAAGGCAACCTGACAGTGGAAGTCCGCCTAAGGGAGCACGACGAATTCAAAGACCTGGGCGGGATAATAAACGCCGCGGTCAAGAACATAAAAGATCCCCTCTCCTCTTCGCAGGCCAAAATAAAAGAACTCGAGGAAGAGGTCAAAGGGATAAGGTCCCTGCTGCGGTCTAAGGGCGCGCCTGAAGGCGAGATAGAAAAGAGATTGGGCGATATCGAAAAAAAGATCGGGCAGGTAAAGAACAACCTCTCTTATTTCAGGATATCCCCCGTATTTTTGTTCCTCCTCCTCTTCGCCGCGGCGAGCGCCCCGGCGAGCGTCACCTCGGAGGACGGCCGGTTCTTCGACGGCAGCGATTGGACGAGCGTAAACAGCCTCTATTGCACCGTCTTTTTTAAGGACGGCGTCGACCTCGCGGCGGTAAACGGCAGGATAGACACGTACAAGATAGATTACGGGCTTACGGAAAAACCTCCGCGCGGGGGCGACGATACGAAGGACGAGATCGCGTACAAATTAGACCTTATATTCTTCAAGGTGCAGGAAATACTCGACATGAGGCCGAAAGACCTTCGGGTGAACGTCAGGATCTACAGGGGGCAGGACGATCTCGACAGGGTATATGTCGAAATATTCAGGCAGGATAACAAGTTCATAGCCTACTATATATTCAAGCTAAACACGCTCTTCGCCAGCGAGGAGAAGGTCTCGGCCAATGTCCTCGCCCACGAGATAGCGCATTGCGTCGTCGACCATTACTTCTCGGTCATCCCTCCCACTAAAGTCGCGGAGATGATCGCGCAATACGCGGACGCCCACTTAAGGAACTAA